DNA sequence from the Corynebacterium yudongzhengii genome:
CAGGTCCTCGGCCTGCTGGCCGTCGAGCGCGGAGTTCCGCAGGTCAGCGAGCACCAGGTGGACGTCGGTGCCGCCGGTGAGCACGTCGACGCCCGCCTGCTTGGTGTCCTCGGCGGTAAGGCGCTCGGCGAGGATGCGCGCGCCCTCGAGCACGCGCTCCTGGCGGGCGCGGAACTCCTCGGAGGCGGCGATCTTCAGCGCGACGGCCTTGGCGGCGACGACGTGCATCAGCGGCCCACCCTGCTGGCCCGGGAAGACCGCGGAGTTGAGCTGCTTGGCGTAGTCCTGCTTCGCCAGGATCATGCCGGAGCGCGGCCCGCCCAGCGTCTTGTGGATGGTGGTCGAGGTGACATCGGAGTGCGGCACCGGCGAGGGGTGCAGCCCGGCGGCCACGAGGCCGGCGAAGTGGGCCATGTCGGTCCAGAGGTAGGCGCCGACCTCGTCAGCGATCGAGCGGAACGCCTCGAAGTCGAGGGTGCGCGGGTAGGCGGACCAGCCAGCGATGATGACCTTCGGGCGCTCGGCCAGGGCGATCTCGCGGACCTTGTCCATGTCGACGCGGAAGGTCTCCGGGTCAACCTCGTAGGCCACCACGTCGTAGAGGCGGCCGGAGAAGTTGATCTTCATGCCGTGGGTCAGGTGTCCGCCGTGGGCCAAAGACAGGCCCATGATCTTGTCGCCCGGGCGCGCCAGGGCGTGCAGCACCGCGGCGTTGGCCTGGGCGCCGGAGTGCGGCTGGACGTTGGCGTACTCGGCGTCGAAGAGCTCCTTCGCGCGGTCGCGCGCGATATCCTCGACGACATCGACGTGCTCACAGCCACCGTAGTAGCGGCGCCCCGGGTAGCCCTCGGCGTACTTGTTGGTCAGAACGGAGCCCTGCGCCTGCAGGACGGAGCGCGGAACGAAGTTCTCGGAGGCGATCATCTCGAGGGTGGAACGCTGGCGGTTCAGCTCCGCGTTCATGGCCTCGTGGACGGCAGGGTCGAACTCGTTCAGCGGCTGAGTGAACGAAGATATAGAATCGGTCATAATTACACCCGGCACTTCTTATCTCGTAGGTTTCGGTGATGTAAGGCCGAATTATAGAGAGTTCGGAAGCGTTTGTGGTGACCTTTCACACCCTTCACCTATACGGGTGCGACAATAGAACTCATGGCGCGTACCAACGACTCCACTCCCTACCTCGGGTTCGACCGCAATGACTGGCGTG
Encoded proteins:
- the glyA gene encoding serine hydroxymethyltransferase, with translation MTDSISSFTQPLNEFDPAVHEAMNAELNRQRSTLEMIASENFVPRSVLQAQGSVLTNKYAEGYPGRRYYGGCEHVDVVEDIARDRAKELFDAEYANVQPHSGAQANAAVLHALARPGDKIMGLSLAHGGHLTHGMKINFSGRLYDVVAYEVDPETFRVDMDKVREIALAERPKVIIAGWSAYPRTLDFEAFRSIADEVGAYLWTDMAHFAGLVAAGLHPSPVPHSDVTSTTIHKTLGGPRSGMILAKQDYAKQLNSAVFPGQQGGPLMHVVAAKAVALKIAASEEFRARQERVLEGARILAERLTAEDTKQAGVDVLTGGTDVHLVLADLRNSALDGQQAEDLLHEVGITVNRNAVPFDPRPPMVTSGLRIGTPALASRGFDAEAFTEVADIIGTALAAGQSADVAALRERVTKLTEQYPLYEGYENWTIN